In Paenibacillus sp. FSL M7-0420, a single genomic region encodes these proteins:
- a CDS encoding winged helix-turn-helix transcriptional regulator: protein MKYEVDLTQMCPATFAFHVIGGKWNLPILALLSEEGPIRYNELKRRLHGITGTTLTNSLKDLIDYGIIHREQYPEVPPRVEYSLTPSGLELVPLIEEIVAWGASNIHALGGQKV, encoded by the coding sequence ATGAAATATGAGGTTGACTTAACGCAAATGTGCCCAGCCACCTTTGCTTTTCATGTCATCGGCGGGAAGTGGAATCTGCCTATCCTCGCTTTGCTGAGCGAAGAGGGGCCGATCCGGTATAACGAACTAAAAAGAAGGCTGCACGGCATCACCGGAACCACGTTAACGAACAGTCTCAAGGACCTTATCGACTACGGCATTATCCATCGCGAGCAATATCCTGAGGTGCCTCCGCGCGTCGAGTATTCCCTGACCCCCTCCGGGCTGGAATTGGTTCCGCTAATTGAAGAGATTGTGGCCTGGGGAGCGAGTAACATTCATGCCTTAGGCGGACAGAAGGTATAG
- a CDS encoding sensor histidine kinase — protein sequence MIKSLYTRVVLTFLVSVIGGTVISFNLAIWLYKDELNENLQVPLLRFGQDIVRIYKSFPLNEANEFVAGMKQLETYHVRIYDENGGIQSYGSPEGMKLETVTEEQVKQVLAGRIVQVNPTGISTSLLGLQLTTDTGKKALFVEPVGPPSSAFVLKWLVYFVVYSLISGSLVILVAAIFVVRPIKKLTNATRRIAAGDFNVKLNIKQTGELGALARSFEEMTHDLQQLEQMRRDFVSNVSHEVQSPLTSISGYALALKQMNIPESERGRYLDIIIGEAERMSKMSDSLLKLSLLESQSQQLRFTTFSLDEQIRRVIVALQPQWSARRINFDLQLTAATLTADYDQLNQVWTNLLGNSIKFSGEGGVISVHTRQDNKSVTVRVSDTGIGISPEDQKRIFDRFFKADRSHSRKYTGSGMGLAIVRQIVLLHHGDIRVTSELGAGTSFIVILPLNTPAD from the coding sequence ATGATCAAGTCGTTATATACCCGTGTGGTTCTGACCTTTCTGGTATCGGTAATCGGAGGGACGGTGATCTCCTTCAATCTGGCAATCTGGCTGTACAAAGATGAATTGAACGAGAATTTGCAGGTTCCCTTGCTGCGCTTCGGACAAGATATCGTACGGATCTATAAGAGCTTTCCGCTGAACGAAGCCAACGAGTTCGTCGCAGGCATGAAGCAGCTTGAGACCTATCATGTGCGGATTTATGATGAGAACGGCGGGATTCAGTCTTATGGCAGTCCAGAAGGAATGAAGCTGGAGACCGTGACTGAAGAGCAGGTGAAGCAGGTGCTGGCAGGCAGGATCGTTCAGGTCAATCCGACAGGCATCTCCACCAGCCTCCTAGGGCTGCAATTAACTACGGATACGGGAAAAAAAGCATTGTTCGTAGAGCCTGTCGGCCCCCCTTCTTCCGCCTTTGTGCTGAAATGGCTGGTGTATTTCGTGGTGTATTCGCTGATCTCCGGCAGTCTTGTGATCTTGGTAGCGGCCATATTCGTGGTCCGGCCGATCAAGAAGCTGACCAACGCGACGCGCAGGATCGCAGCCGGGGACTTCAACGTGAAGCTGAATATCAAGCAAACGGGAGAGCTGGGTGCCCTCGCGCGCAGCTTCGAGGAGATGACACATGATCTGCAGCAGCTGGAACAGATGCGCCGTGACTTCGTGTCGAATGTATCTCATGAGGTGCAGTCTCCGCTGACCTCCATCTCCGGCTATGCCCTGGCGCTGAAGCAGATGAATATTCCTGAGAGCGAGCGGGGCCGCTATCTCGATATCATCATCGGGGAAGCCGAACGGATGTCCAAGATGAGCGACAGCCTGCTGAAGCTGAGCCTGCTGGAATCGCAGTCCCAGCAGCTCCGGTTCACCACCTTCAGCCTGGATGAACAGATCCGGCGCGTGATCGTTGCTCTTCAGCCGCAATGGTCGGCCCGGCGCATCAACTTCGATCTTCAGCTGACGGCTGCCACGCTCACCGCGGATTATGACCAATTGAACCAGGTCTGGACGAACCTGCTCGGGAACAGCATCAAATTCTCCGGGGAGGGGGGAGTGATTAGTGTGCATACGAGGCAAGATAATAAAAGTGTGACCGTTCGCGTATCCGACACCGGCATCGGGATCTCCCCCGAGGACCAGAAGCGGATCTTTGACCGCTTCTTCAAGGCGGACCGCTCCCACAGCCGGAAGTATACCGGCAGCGGGATGGGACTGGCGATCGTGAGGCAGATCGTCCTGCTGCATCATGGCGACATCCGGGTTACGAGCGAGCTTGGAGCGGGTACAAGCTTTATTGTAATCCTCCCGCTGAATACACCCGCAGATTAG
- a CDS encoding CYTH domain-containing protein has translation MAMEIERKFLLPEYPERLIEEGQLKVLTRHSIDQTYLAIEDGQELRVRKITDLDTGEVTYTHTFKDGKGISRQEIEYFISAGLYNQMIEAVKAVPLVKTRITGVWNGTTVEIDLYTQLELTVLEVEFDSLEEAEGFTAPEWFGLDVSTEKKYSNKTVWKELQGK, from the coding sequence ATGGCTATGGAGATTGAACGCAAATTCCTGCTGCCGGAATACCCGGAGCGGCTGATTGAAGAAGGACAGCTGAAGGTGCTGACCCGTCACAGTATTGACCAGACGTATCTTGCGATTGAGGACGGGCAGGAGCTGCGGGTGCGGAAGATCACGGATCTGGACACGGGTGAGGTAACTTACACGCATACGTTCAAGGATGGCAAGGGCATCAGCCGCCAGGAGATAGAATATTTCATTTCCGCAGGCTTGTATAACCAGATGATTGAGGCTGTGAAGGCGGTTCCGCTGGTCAAAACCCGCATTACAGGCGTATGGAACGGTACAACGGTGGAGATTGATCTCTACACCCAGCTGGAGCTTACGGTGCTTGAGGTTGAGTTCGATTCGCTGGAGGAGGCGGAAGGCTTCACAGCCCCTGAATGGTTTGGCCTGGATGTCAGCACAGAGAAGAAGTACAGCAACAAAACTGTCTGGAAAGAGCTTCAGGGCAAATAG
- a CDS encoding response regulator transcription factor, which yields MPTILVADDDANIRELVCLFLRNDGFDTAEAADGQEALAVYARTHVDLVILDIMMPVMDGWALCKELRRADPELPLLMLTAKGETWEKVKGFELGTDDYLTKPFDPLELTVRVRALLKRSGIGKSHTIRIGEVTLDRQTYKVMNGTEALSLPLKEFELLYKLAGTPGQVYTREQLIDQIWGIDYSGDDRTIDVHIKRLRERFAASPDFRIETVRGLGYRLEVTE from the coding sequence ATGCCTACTATACTTGTTGCAGACGACGATGCGAATATCCGCGAGCTTGTCTGCCTATTTCTGCGCAATGACGGATTCGATACCGCTGAAGCGGCAGACGGTCAAGAGGCGCTGGCGGTCTATGCCAGAACGCATGTGGATCTGGTCATCCTGGATATTATGATGCCGGTGATGGACGGCTGGGCGCTGTGCAAGGAGCTGCGCAGAGCAGACCCGGAGCTGCCGCTTTTAATGCTGACGGCGAAGGGGGAGACCTGGGAGAAGGTGAAGGGATTCGAGCTGGGAACCGATGATTATCTGACCAAGCCCTTTGATCCGCTGGAGCTGACGGTCCGGGTCAGAGCCTTGCTGAAGCGCTCGGGAATCGGCAAATCGCATACGATCCGTATAGGAGAGGTAACGCTGGACCGGCAGACCTACAAGGTGATGAACGGGACAGAAGCGCTGTCTCTGCCGCTTAAAGAGTTCGAGCTGCTGTATAAGCTGGCCGGAACACCGGGGCAGGTCTATACCCGCGAGCAGCTGATCGACCAGATCTGGGGTATTGATTACTCCGGGGATGACCGGACGATAGATGTACATATTAAGCGCCTGCGTGAACGGTTTGCGGCTTCGCCGGATTTTCGGATCGAGACTGTCCGCGGTCTGGGCTACCGGCTTGAGGTTACTGAATGA
- a CDS encoding DsbA family protein, which yields MNSNPMICDLKTGVCGVSDEEHTQIIDFNPQQPKVTLYYATDPICSHCWAIEPTLNRFIQQYNKYFDLQPLMGGLLAGWNGFADKANGIQQPADVAGHWKEVGAHYRMPIDGTLWLNNPVMSSYPPSRVFKVIQQRHPGKELAYLRSAREAVFVFNRNIGEDEVLADIVNSLGLPGAEIVQAAGLEAAQELLEEDFQKVAQLGVRGFPTLVMVNEENQGIKLVGSRTLQNYVDALQQLIPEPLAPAALPAMPELLAEGHLLFSREIEAMYDIGQDEVEAFTAAALPEHAYRTRQILGEMFIEPA from the coding sequence ATGAATTCAAATCCTATGATCTGTGATCTGAAGACAGGGGTATGCGGGGTAAGCGACGAGGAGCATACACAAATTATAGATTTCAATCCGCAGCAGCCCAAAGTTACTCTCTATTATGCTACTGATCCGATCTGTTCACACTGCTGGGCCATCGAGCCTACCCTGAACCGGTTTATTCAGCAATATAACAAGTACTTTGATCTACAGCCCCTAATGGGCGGGTTATTAGCCGGTTGGAATGGCTTTGCTGACAAGGCAAATGGAATACAGCAGCCAGCCGATGTAGCGGGGCACTGGAAGGAAGTCGGGGCGCATTACCGCATGCCCATTGACGGCACCCTATGGCTGAACAATCCGGTCATGTCCTCTTATCCGCCCTCCAGAGTATTCAAGGTTATCCAGCAGAGACATCCGGGGAAGGAACTGGCCTACTTGCGGAGTGCCAGAGAAGCCGTCTTCGTCTTCAACCGGAATATCGGAGAAGACGAGGTCCTCGCGGATATTGTGAATAGTCTGGGATTACCCGGCGCAGAGATCGTCCAGGCCGCAGGACTGGAAGCGGCGCAAGAGCTGCTGGAGGAGGATTTTCAGAAGGTGGCCCAGCTCGGCGTACGCGGCTTCCCGACCCTTGTCATGGTCAATGAAGAGAACCAAGGCATCAAGCTGGTCGGGTCCCGTACCTTGCAAAACTACGTAGATGCCTTGCAGCAGCTTATTCCTGAGCCGCTTGCTCCTGCTGCTCTCCCGGCTATGCCGGAGCTGCTGGCCGAAGGACATCTTCTCTTCTCCAGAGAAATTGAAGCCATGTACGATATCGGGCAGGATGAGGTGGAGGCCTTCACCGCCGCTGCACTTCCCGAGCATGCTTACCGCACCCGGCAGATCCTGGGTGAGATGTTTATCGAACCGGCCTGA
- a CDS encoding beta-mannosidase encodes MKQLQIDLSNWEFRACGDEEWLTAAVPGTVHTDLLRNGVIDQPFYGTNEHELQWIDKKDWEYRTGFVLEEIWQTLAVTELVFAGLDTYADVYVNGVHALSADNMFLSWTVNVKGLLRAGENEIRIVFRSVVTEDLPKLAALGYDLPAPNDQSELGGLQEQRISVFARKAPYHYGWDWGPRFLTSGIWREAVLTGRDVAAIEDLYIRQHEVNEQEARLTAVIEADAPEAWSGLLRVSAGGQEWMKAVTLTPGKQTLELELVIDRPRLWWCNGLGKPELYLFRAELLQGADAVAVSEVTTGLREIKLVRKPDAQGASFHFELNGVPVFAKGANHIPNDSFITEVTEERYRHEIATAVESNMNMLRVWGGGFYEEEVFYRLCDEYGLLVWQDFMFACSMYPGDEAFLNNVRAEAVYNVRRLRNHPCIALWCGNNEIDSAWSQYEENMGWGWKEKLNAEIRQSLWTAYEEIFHRILPEAVAANHLGMDYWPSSPLRELTGGQDQHATRIMGDGDIHYWGVWHAKEPFENYNLKVGRFMSEYGFQSFPELKSVLSYAEEEELALESKVMLAHQKNGSGNQLIKEYMDMYLPQPKDFRGFLYMSQVLQAEAIRMAMESHRRNKPYCMGTLYWQMNDCWPVASWAGMDYYGRWKALQYTVRRSFQEVLLSVDSTDGESVKVYGVSDRREALDAELVLRLHDISGVLLREWSQPVTLAADSSAVVFTLPLAEVLEGREPAQVLLIASLLESGQVVQAELVPGQEQEPGTETRQVLEQGPETGQVLEQGPKTGQVLERKEHYFAAAKDIPLSQPVITVTEVPGSGGQSFTLSSDVLARGVHLTLEEEGIFSDNYFDLLPGEPKTVEFSIRGGSSGGGADFTPAAPIGLVVRSMADYI; translated from the coding sequence ATGAAACAACTACAAATCGACCTGTCGAACTGGGAATTCAGAGCCTGCGGAGATGAAGAATGGCTTACGGCTGCTGTACCGGGAACGGTGCATACGGATCTGCTGCGCAATGGCGTTATCGATCAGCCCTTCTATGGAACGAATGAACATGAGCTGCAATGGATTGATAAAAAGGACTGGGAATACAGAACAGGATTTGTATTAGAAGAGATATGGCAGACGCTGGCGGTAACTGAGCTGGTGTTCGCCGGGCTGGATACGTATGCCGATGTGTATGTGAACGGCGTGCACGCCTTGTCCGCAGACAATATGTTCCTGTCCTGGACCGTGAATGTGAAGGGTCTGCTGCGGGCGGGTGAGAATGAGATCCGCATCGTTTTCCGCTCGGTGGTGACGGAGGATCTGCCGAAGCTGGCGGCGCTGGGCTACGATCTGCCTGCGCCGAATGACCAGTCTGAGTTAGGTGGCCTTCAGGAGCAGCGGATCAGCGTATTTGCCCGCAAAGCACCGTATCACTACGGCTGGGATTGGGGCCCGCGATTCCTGACCAGCGGGATCTGGCGGGAAGCTGTGCTGACAGGCCGGGATGTTGCGGCGATTGAGGATCTGTACATTCGCCAGCATGAGGTGAATGAGCAGGAGGCCCGGCTAACGGCCGTGATTGAAGCAGACGCCCCGGAAGCATGGAGCGGCCTGTTGCGGGTGAGTGCCGGAGGGCAGGAATGGATGAAGGCGGTTACGCTCACTCCGGGCAAGCAGACGCTAGAGCTTGAGCTGGTGATTGACCGCCCGCGTCTGTGGTGGTGCAACGGCTTGGGCAAGCCGGAGCTGTACCTTTTCCGTGCAGAGCTGCTGCAAGGAGCGGATGCAGTAGCGGTATCGGAGGTAACGACGGGGCTTCGGGAAATTAAGCTGGTGCGTAAGCCGGATGCGCAGGGGGCGTCGTTCCATTTTGAGCTGAACGGGGTGCCGGTCTTCGCCAAGGGTGCCAATCATATCCCGAACGACAGCTTCATCACGGAGGTTACGGAGGAACGTTACCGCCATGAGATTGCCACGGCCGTGGAATCCAATATGAATATGCTGCGGGTGTGGGGCGGCGGCTTCTATGAAGAAGAAGTGTTCTACCGGCTGTGTGATGAGTACGGGCTGCTGGTCTGGCAGGACTTCATGTTCGCCTGCAGCATGTACCCGGGCGATGAGGCATTCCTGAATAATGTCCGCGCAGAAGCGGTATATAATGTCCGCAGATTGCGTAACCACCCTTGTATCGCGCTCTGGTGCGGGAACAATGAGATTGACTCGGCCTGGTCCCAGTATGAGGAGAATATGGGCTGGGGCTGGAAGGAGAAGCTGAATGCTGAGATTCGCCAGAGCTTATGGACTGCCTATGAGGAAATCTTCCACCGGATTCTGCCGGAAGCCGTGGCTGCGAACCATCTCGGTATGGATTACTGGCCGTCCTCGCCGCTGCGCGAACTCACAGGTGGTCAGGATCAGCATGCGACGCGGATTATGGGTGACGGGGATATCCACTACTGGGGCGTCTGGCACGCCAAGGAGCCGTTCGAGAACTATAATCTCAAGGTGGGCCGCTTCATGAGCGAATACGGCTTCCAGTCCTTCCCGGAGCTGAAGTCGGTGCTGAGCTATGCAGAGGAAGAGGAGCTGGCGCTGGAATCGAAGGTAATGCTGGCCCATCAGAAGAACGGATCGGGCAATCAGCTGATTAAGGAATATATGGATATGTACCTGCCGCAGCCGAAGGATTTCCGGGGCTTCCTGTACATGAGCCAGGTGCTTCAGGCCGAGGCGATCCGCATGGCTATGGAGAGTCACCGCCGCAACAAGCCTTATTGCATGGGCACGCTGTACTGGCAGATGAATGACTGCTGGCCGGTAGCCTCCTGGGCGGGCATGGATTATTACGGGCGCTGGAAGGCGCTGCAATATACGGTGCGCCGCAGCTTCCAGGAGGTGCTGCTGTCTGTAGACAGCACAGACGGGGAGAGCGTCAAGGTCTATGGGGTGTCTGACCGGCGGGAGGCGTTGGACGCAGAGCTGGTTCTGCGGCTGCATGATATCAGCGGCGTGCTGTTGCGCGAATGGTCGCAGCCGGTAACCCTTGCTGCAGATTCGTCGGCTGTGGTCTTCACACTGCCGCTGGCCGAAGTGTTGGAGGGCCGTGAACCGGCTCAGGTGCTGCTGATAGCTTCCCTGCTGGAGAGCGGGCAGGTGGTGCAGGCGGAGCTTGTGCCAGGGCAGGAGCAGGAGCCGGGGACGGAGACAAGGCAAGTGCTGGAGCAAGGACCGGAGACAGGGCAGGTGCTGGAGCAAGGACCGAAGACAGGGCAAGTGCTGGAGCGTAAGGAGCATTACTTCGCGGCCGCCAAGGATATTCCGCTGAGCCAGCCGGTCATTACGGTGACCGAGGTGCCGGGAAGCGGCGGGCAGAGCTTCACGCTGAGCAGCGATGTGCTGGCGCGGGGCGTGCATCTCACTTTAGAAGAAGAAGGCATCTTCTCCGATAATTACTTCGATCTGCTGCCTGGCGAGCCGAAGACGGTGGAGTTCTCGATTCGGGGCGGGAGCAGCGGCGGAGGGGCAGACTTCACCCCTGCCGCGCCGATAGGACTCGTAGTCCGCTCGATGGCGGATTATATCTAG
- a CDS encoding Gfo/Idh/MocA family protein, with amino-acid sequence MTIRFGVVGTNWITDRFVQAGLENEEFLLTAVYSRTEEKGQAFAAKYAGASIYTDLEAMVSSAEVDAVYIASPNSMHAEHSLICLNHGKHVICEKPAASNSRELKAMIEAARSNDVLFMEAMKSTFMPNFGVIRDNLYKLGQVRRYFAGYCQYSSRYDAYRQGTVLNAFNPEYSNGSLMDLGIYCLYPMVALFGKPDSVKAVGLMLASGVDGEGSMVMRYPDMDAVVMHSKIADSYLPAEIQGENGTMVIDKINQPYQVKIHYRDGTVEELTLPQVYEAMYYEIEEFIHLLKSGQRESATNSHANSLAVAELMEEARAQIGLRYASDL; translated from the coding sequence ATGACTATTCGTTTCGGGGTTGTAGGGACTAACTGGATTACAGACCGCTTTGTGCAGGCGGGACTTGAGAATGAGGAGTTTCTGCTTACGGCCGTGTATTCCCGTACAGAGGAGAAGGGACAGGCTTTTGCCGCCAAGTATGCCGGGGCTTCGATCTATACGGATCTGGAGGCGATGGTATCAAGCGCAGAGGTGGACGCGGTCTATATCGCCAGCCCCAACTCGATGCATGCGGAGCATTCATTGATCTGTCTGAACCATGGCAAGCATGTGATCTGTGAGAAGCCGGCGGCCTCCAACAGCCGGGAGCTGAAGGCGATGATTGAAGCAGCGCGCAGCAATGATGTGCTGTTCATGGAAGCGATGAAATCCACGTTCATGCCGAATTTTGGCGTGATCCGGGATAACTTATATAAGCTGGGTCAAGTCCGGCGCTACTTCGCAGGTTATTGTCAATACTCTTCGAGGTATGATGCTTACCGGCAGGGGACGGTGCTGAATGCGTTCAATCCTGAATATTCCAACGGCTCTCTGATGGATCTGGGGATCTATTGCTTATATCCGATGGTGGCTTTGTTCGGCAAGCCGGATTCGGTCAAGGCCGTTGGGCTGATGCTCGCCTCTGGTGTGGACGGGGAAGGCAGTATGGTCATGCGTTACCCGGACATGGATGCGGTGGTCATGCATTCCAAGATTGCCGATTCCTATCTGCCTGCTGAGATTCAGGGCGAGAACGGAACGATGGTGATCGACAAGATTAACCAGCCCTATCAGGTCAAAATCCACTACCGCGACGGAACCGTCGAGGAGCTTACGCTACCGCAGGTGTATGAGGCGATGTACTATGAGATTGAGGAGTTCATTCATCTGCTGAAGAGCGGGCAGCGGGAGAGCGCGACCAACAGCCACGCCAATTCCCTGGCGGTGGCAGAGCTGATGGAAGAGGCGAGAGCCCAGATTGGCCTGCGGTATGCTTCGGATCTCTAG
- the thrC gene encoding threonine synthase yields the protein MEYISTRGKVAARGFIDTVLMGLADDGGLMVPAEIPVISPEKLEEWRSLSFQELFLEIFSYYTNDEIPYEDLRSMVYTSYGSFRAPEVTPLHRVNDSLYVLELFHGPTFAFKDVALQFMGELYSYIAKVRGEIIHILGATSGDTGAAAIQGVRGKEGIKICILHPHGKVSKVQELQMTTVDDSNVLNLSVEGNFDDCQKIIKELFADLDFKGRYHLRAINSINFVRILAQTVYYFHAYLQLPGSDQKKVNISVPSGNFGNIFSGFLARKMGLPIHKLIIATNENNILERFVVTGEYKPGSFTGTYSPSMDIQVASNFERYLYYLLGEDADKLSGYMAALQSKGAITVDGELLARVQADFSALGVKNAHCLEIISKYQQESGYLLDPHTACGVAAYEKFSAPDEISIAYATAHPAKFDEAIALTGIKQEFPAQISALFEQPQHQVVVDHDKAEIVRQLVAFYG from the coding sequence ATGGAGTATATAAGCACAAGAGGCAAGGTAGCGGCCAGAGGCTTTATTGATACGGTTCTGATGGGGCTGGCGGATGACGGCGGGCTCATGGTGCCGGCTGAGATTCCGGTGATTTCCCCGGAGAAGCTGGAGGAATGGAGAAGCCTGAGCTTTCAGGAGCTGTTCCTTGAGATTTTCTCCTACTATACCAATGACGAAATTCCTTATGAGGATCTGCGCTCGATGGTCTACACCAGCTATGGCAGTTTCCGCGCTCCGGAAGTTACGCCGTTGCACCGGGTGAACGATTCTCTATACGTGCTGGAGCTGTTCCACGGGCCGACGTTTGCCTTCAAGGATGTGGCGCTGCAGTTCATGGGCGAGTTGTATTCCTACATTGCCAAGGTGCGCGGTGAAATCATCCATATTCTCGGGGCCACTTCCGGCGATACTGGTGCTGCGGCCATTCAGGGCGTTCGCGGCAAGGAAGGCATTAAGATCTGTATCCTTCATCCGCACGGCAAAGTCAGCAAGGTGCAGGAGCTGCAAATGACCACCGTAGATGACAGCAATGTGCTGAACCTGTCCGTAGAGGGCAACTTCGACGATTGCCAGAAGATTATCAAGGAGCTGTTCGCCGATCTCGACTTCAAGGGACGGTATCACCTGCGGGCGATTAACTCCATTAACTTCGTGCGCATTCTGGCGCAGACGGTCTATTATTTCCATGCGTATCTGCAGCTTCCGGGGAGCGATCAGAAGAAGGTCAATATCAGCGTGCCTTCGGGCAACTTCGGTAATATTTTCTCAGGCTTCCTGGCGCGGAAAATGGGTCTGCCGATCCACAAGCTGATCATCGCCACCAATGAGAACAACATCCTCGAACGGTTCGTGGTCACCGGCGAATACAAACCAGGCAGCTTCACAGGCACCTACAGCCCGTCGATGGATATCCAGGTGGCGAGCAACTTCGAACGCTATCTGTATTATCTGCTGGGCGAGGATGCGGATAAGCTGTCCGGGTACATGGCAGCCTTGCAGAGCAAGGGTGCGATTACGGTGGACGGCGAGCTGCTGGCCCGGGTACAGGCGGATTTCTCCGCGCTGGGCGTGAAGAATGCACATTGTCTGGAGATCATCAGCAAGTACCAGCAGGAATCCGGCTATCTGCTCGACCCGCATACGGCATGTGGCGTAGCCGCATATGAGAAATTCAGCGCTCCTGATGAGATAAGCATTGCTTACGCTACAGCGCATCCGGCCAAGTTCGACGAGGCGATTGCCTTGACCGGCATCAAGCAGGAGTTCCCGGCTCAGATCTCGGCCCTGTTCGAGCAGCCGCAGCATCAGGTCGTGGTCGATCATGATAAGGCGGAGATCGTGCGCCAGCTTGTAGCTTTTTACGGGTAA
- a CDS encoding alpha/beta hydrolase encodes MKKGLRILLKSIAALMIVIVLFFAVVFVVNIISSKSELKKIEPYGQLVPVNGKKMNVLIQGSGEETVVLLTGYGTGAPALDFKPLVDELSPNYKVAVVEPFGYGLSDRTDKERTSDNIISEIHEALQQLGIKRYTLMGHSIAGIYGLDYVNKYKDEVQAFVGIDSSVPTQGGLDDKIPVGTLKFLDKSGIMRLFQKIGPDPYAGLPFDEHTKQQMKMIATKNLNNDTVMNEIDHFKENFTAAQALAFPKELPLLLFIQSNNTDVEGWMKLHEEQVKDSVYGKLVPLEGGHYLHHTLSKEIAKDYREFMAGVK; translated from the coding sequence ATGAAAAAAGGACTCAGAATCCTGCTTAAGTCTATAGCGGCATTGATGATTGTGATCGTATTGTTTTTTGCTGTAGTATTTGTGGTTAATATCATCAGCAGCAAATCGGAGCTGAAGAAGATTGAGCCGTACGGGCAGCTTGTGCCAGTCAATGGCAAGAAGATGAATGTACTCATCCAGGGATCGGGTGAGGAGACCGTGGTGCTGCTGACGGGGTATGGCACCGGGGCACCGGCGCTTGATTTCAAGCCGCTGGTAGACGAGCTGTCCCCCAATTACAAAGTAGCCGTGGTGGAGCCGTTCGGCTATGGCTTAAGTGACCGGACCGATAAGGAACGGACCTCGGACAATATCATCAGTGAGATTCATGAAGCGCTGCAGCAGCTGGGGATCAAACGTTACACGCTCATGGGTCATTCCATCGCCGGAATCTACGGGCTGGATTATGTGAACAAGTATAAGGATGAAGTGCAGGCCTTTGTAGGAATTGACAGCAGTGTGCCGACCCAAGGGGGCTTGGACGATAAAATACCGGTGGGGACGCTGAAGTTCCTCGACAAATCCGGCATTATGAGATTGTTCCAAAAGATTGGCCCCGACCCGTATGCTGGGCTTCCGTTCGACGAGCACACCAAGCAGCAGATGAAAATGATCGCCACAAAGAACTTAAACAATGACACTGTCATGAATGAGATCGACCATTTCAAGGAGAATTTTACAGCAGCCCAGGCGCTGGCCTTCCCTAAAGAGCTTCCGCTGCTGCTCTTCATACAGTCGAATAATACCGATGTGGAGGGCTGGATGAAGCTGCATGAGGAGCAGGTGAAGGATTCCGTGTACGGTAAGCTGGTGCCGCTCGAAGGCGGTCATTATCTGCACCATACATTGTCCAAAGAGATTGCCAAGGATTACAGGGAATTCATGGCAGGCGTGAAATGA
- a CDS encoding radical SAM/SPASM domain-containing protein: MKTFKKVYIEITSVCNLACSFCPPTERQKNFMKLETFNTILDEIKPHSNHIYLHVKGEPLLHPKLGELLDAAHAKGFKVNITTNGTLIRKAGPKLLGKPALRQMNFSLHSFDGHAGSENREGYLTEIIQFVREISARGVIVSFRLWNLTEDNRTNLEKERNRETLALLEESFGLGYRIEEKVVPGSGVKIAPRVYLNQDHEFRWPALHEPEDDGKGFCHALRSQAAVLVDGTVVPCCLDGEGVINLGNIHEQPFSEIVEGERANNLFYGFSRREAVEELCRKCGYRQRFGT; encoded by the coding sequence TTGAAGACATTCAAAAAGGTATACATCGAGATCACAAGCGTCTGCAACCTGGCCTGCAGCTTCTGTCCGCCCACGGAGCGGCAGAAGAATTTCATGAAGCTGGAGACGTTCAACACCATTCTTGATGAGATCAAACCGCATAGCAATCATATCTATCTGCATGTCAAAGGCGAGCCGCTGCTGCATCCGAAGCTGGGCGAGCTGCTGGATGCCGCGCATGCCAAGGGCTTCAAGGTCAATATTACGACCAACGGCACGCTGATCCGTAAAGCGGGGCCGAAGCTGCTCGGCAAGCCGGCACTGCGGCAGATGAACTTCTCGCTGCACAGCTTCGACGGCCATGCAGGCTCGGAGAACCGTGAAGGTTATCTTACAGAGATCATCCAGTTCGTCCGGGAGATCTCTGCGCGCGGCGTCATTGTCTCGTTCCGGCTCTGGAATCTGACGGAGGACAACCGGACGAATCTGGAGAAGGAGCGCAACCGTGAGACACTGGCCCTGCTGGAGGAGTCCTTCGGACTGGGCTACAGGATCGAGGAGAAGGTCGTCCCCGGCAGCGGCGTGAAGATTGCCCCGCGTGTGTACCTGAACCAGGACCACGAGTTCAGATGGCCGGCGCTGCATGAGCCGGAGGATGACGGCAAGGGCTTCTGCCATGCGCTGCGCAGCCAGGCGGCGGTCCTGGTAGACGGCACCGTTGTGCCGTGCTGTCTGGATGGCGAAGGGGTGATCAACCTCGGCAATATTCATGAGCAGCCATTCTCCGAGATTGTCGAGGGGGAACGGGCGAATAATCTGTTCTATGGCTTCTCGCGGCGGGAAGCTGTTGAGGAGCTGTGCCGTAAATGCGGCTACCGGCAGCGGTTCGGCACCTAG